A window from Pongo abelii isolate AG06213 chromosome 6, NHGRI_mPonAbe1-v2.0_pri, whole genome shotgun sequence encodes these proteins:
- the LOC112131610 gene encoding olfactory receptor 11G2-like, translating to MAAVAAGAGSGPWAAQEKQSPPALLSFFIYNPRFWPREGEVVRNPIIEKQSKDGNQLLNIKRRSCWTRFIVCCRSSATACTRLECSGVISAHRSLCLPGSSHSPASASGVAGTTELSGDPELQPVLAGLFLPMCLVMVLRNLLIILGISADSHLHTPMYFFPSNLSLPEIGFTSTTVPKMIVDIQSHSRVISSAGCLTQMSLCNFCRHGRETCY from the exons ATGGCTGCAGTGGCGGCCGGGGCAGGGAGCGGGCCCTGGGCGGCCCAGGAGAAGCAGTCCCCGCCGGCGCTGctgagtttcttcatctacaaccCGCGCTTCTGGCCGCGGGAAGGAGAG GTTGTTCGGAATCCTATAATTGAAAAACAGAGTAAAGATGGAAACCAGTTATTGAATATCAAGAGGAGGAGTTGTTG GACAAGGTTTATAGTTTGCTGCCGCAGCAGTGCTACAGCATGTACAAG gctggagtgcagtggtgtgatctcagctcaccgtagcctctgcctcccaggttcaagccattctcctgcctcagcctccggagtagctgggactacag AACTCTCAGGGGATCCAGAACTGCAGCCGGTCCTCGCTGGGCTGTTCCTGCCCATGTGCCTGGTCATGGTGCTGAGGAACCTGCTCATCATCCTGGGCATCAGCGctgactcccacctccacacccccatgtacttcttccccTCCAACCTGTCCTTGCCTGAAATCGGTTTCACCTCCACCACGGTccccaagatgattgtggacatCCAATCTCACAGCAGAGTCATCTCCTCTGCAGGCTGCCTGACTCAGATGTCTCTTTGCAATTTTTGCAGGCACGGAAGAGAGACATGCTACTGA